TAGCCAGAGGCCAAGAAGCCCCAGAAGCAGAGTCATCTAGAACTAGAAGGCAACAGCAAACAGGAGGAACAGCAAAAGCAGAGCTTTTATAACTATTATAACTCTGGCCAAAGCGTTCTCAAGCCCAACTTCTTAAACCctgaacaatttaaaaaacaacaaaaaatagttttaatattttaaaacagttTACATTACTGCACAACACAGTttatacaaatttcaaatgtcaaataaTCCAACCCGTCATTGCCGATGGCCGATGCACATTCATTtagtttaaaaagaatttccaaaaaatcaatttttttccgtttttgaaTCAAGTAAAAGTAATTACTAATTAGGCGTCTATCTAGCtggatataaaaatatttaattgctGAGTAAAGGGTAACCAGAAATGGAATAAATTCAGAGTCATGAACCACCTCCATGAAATCTATGAAATTCCTAATACCCAAATTTAACAACATTCACTGTTGACACATGCCGTTCGTACTACTTTGCCCTCTCTATAACcgattcaaattattttgctttttgtgTGCTTACAAATTGCgcattgttttatttgtgtgcTATTAAATCTGcgttttatttaatatttcaaagcAACTATACGTAAATTTCTTCGGCTTCTATACAACATCCTCATCAACATAAGTACGGTAGATGGTAAttagtaaacaaaaattgtacgGTGAATAAGTTTCACGCATACTTCAATAGCGGTTGCATAGAACAAGTATATTATCAAAAGCTGTAATGTGGAATTTGACTGGAATTTTCCGGAATTTTCTTCGGGCGTATCTTTTTCGCGCATATCTTTTCTAGAACGTTAGTACCTTGTTCTTATACACTGTTAGTTAAGTTCACTGCGAATAGCATGACGAGGAGAAAGTGAAAGTTAGTCGAACTGTAAAAGCTGTCTAGCTCtgcagaaaaaggaaattggccTTGGTTTTAAGTATGGTTTCTCCAGCTCCTTTCCTGTTGGATACCAAATATGGTCTATTTGATGACTAAAGTTGGCTACAGTAACATGTATAAAACGGCGTTTTGCAGTTTAGTGATCGCAACAGTGTTTACTGAACCACCGACAAAAGTGGAAGGCTGAAATCTGAGAATAGCGGCTTTTGAAGACAAATAATCGAAAATGAAAGTTTTAGTAAGTTTCACTTGAGTCTGGCTTTATAAATTTGCAAACCATATTTgaaattacaattatttttttttttaactttcccGAAGGTCGTGGTTGCATTGCTGGTCTCTCTGGTAGCTTGCATGCCCGTGAGTGACGAACCCTCTGACACGGCCGTCGCCAGCGCAAAAACGGAGGAAACAGATATGCAAACTAGCGAATACTGTACGACTTTGTAAAGATATTTTCTATTATCGGAATTCtaaataattgttattttttttttaaattaaagatttCAATCCATATTTTGGCTATGGCTATGGATATGGCTACCCTTCATATTATGGATATGGATACCCTTATTATTATCCGCCAGTTTACCATCACCACCACAGTTACCCGTACTCGTACTGGGGGTAGATTAATGGAAACAATGATCAGACTTTTTATGATGAGAAATCATATGTCTTCATTTCCTTCCTTAATAATTCTGCATCCTTAATTTTgactaaattcaaaaaatttgtgcATGTTACCTATGCCTATACTAAAGTTGTTTTGTACATAATACGAGGTACTCGACTCaagataataatttatttaaagatattTAGTGTGCATATGGCGTTAATTTCCTGAATAAATATCgctgttaaaaatttttgttttcttgtattgAGCTTAGAATCTTTCATGTGGAGggttttgaaataatttactcatgtctatttttttcttcgctcaGTCGTTAAATTACGATGATTTTAATTCAGGCTGAAAGTATAGCCCTATAAACTAGAGGGAGGATGTGACTTTTAGCTATCcccttagtttttattaatttaaacaaaatcatttgtttcGTCATCACTTTGcattaaaagagaaattctgCACAAATAGATTTTCGAAATACTTTCATACCTCCAAAAACACGCAAATATGtattacaaaaacaacaacatattagttttttcttgaatattCAGACGTTGACTTTGTATTTAAATAGTGAAGTGTTGACATTCGGAATCAATTGAGCCTTGCTGATCAAATATTTGCACATTTTATTGTAGTTCCACATTCTTTTAGCTTTTGCAGTGAAAGGATCTGAGATTGTTTGCACATGGTTACGTAATTTATACCGGTCCAGAGAGAGTTTCGCCGAAACAACGATGATGGCAGCAATGtcctcattttcaaaaataagtaTTTTACTGCCACCCGTAGGGCTTGTCTTAACTGGGTGCGTCCTTAGCACGAGCAGCTGAAGGGAGAGTAAATTACTACTTGGAAACTCGTTGAAATGACATGAAATAGCGATTATTGATTGAATTCCAAAATAAACCTGTAAACATTCTATTAATGATATAAATGATAGATTTGAAGTCAtagttttcacttttattCCGGTACCTCATTCATGTGTGTGACCTATTTACATAGATcccaattaaaataataatggaacAATATATTCAGGTTTCAGCTAGTACGCAAAAAAtaggaagtaaaaaaatttcaaaatatttgcgGTTAGCTTATTGGCGAGGAAGAGAAAATACTTTATCTTGACAAAAAGATAGCAGTTGGTGTGTTTAGTATACCATTGCTTTTCTGTATAAACTATTATTAATTCGTTTCAATACAAAGATACTTTAAAGGAAGAGGTAGGACTGACCAGCCGACCATGTTCCTTATCCAATGTATCGTATTctgtcatttttattattaaagaaTGAGATTTTCTGCGCGATTGAGATTCCAACCTCTTATACATCATTCTGCTCGACTATTATTCACCATAATATGGAAGATGTGTTTGGCTGGAAACTAGTAAGAGAAACTGGATTGGGGCTCCGTTCCGTGGTCCCATAAGCCATCGGTGGAACGACGTGGTACCTGCCAACAGCCGGAGACCAGTTGTTCAAGTTGGCAATAACAGGCTTCCGGTTGGAAATGACCACTTCTGTCTGGCCCAGAACGAGTCCGGAAGTATTATTTGCAACCACGCATTCGccttaataaataaaaaatacataacaTGTTTTAAAAGTGTGCACGAATTAATCatcatttgttattcaaacaaaattgaacagaaaaatcaACCTTTCAAGTTATTGGGCGAAATGGCTTGAACGCCGTAAGATGTCGCTGGTTGAATGTTCTGATTCCCGTTGACATCGGGTTTCGAACTGGATTTGCGcttgattgaattatttgcGCTCCCGACAGATCCGTCAGATTCATCCGATTCAACGTCTTGGTCTTTAACTCGATGGATCAAAAGCATAATGAATGCGCAAATGATGAGCGGACATCCGGCAAGTAAAAACGGAATTCGGTAACTTTTAAGAGCTCCGTACATCGCACCTATATCCGACGAAATAATATGTTTGGttacaatttgattttactaggttgaaattaaaaataaacaaaacatttacCTGCAACAGTCGGACCAGTAGTCATGGGTAGCGAGTGAAGTCCCAGTAAAAATCCTATAGCCTGGGAAGCGTTCTTTGGTCCACAAAAGTCAAAGGCTATGGGTCCGACGAGTGCGATCAGACAGCCATCGAACAAGCCCAGGAAGAGGCATAGGATAATAAACCAAGTAAATGAATTGGCCAGGGTCAACAGCATGGTGACAACTCCAATGGATAAAAAGGCTATCTGCTGAAGGATAACGCGATTGACTTTAGGATGGTCCCCGACTTTGCCAAAAATCAGCCGGCCGATGCCGGAAGACAAGCCGATGCAAAGGACCAGAACTTTCCCATCGGCCTCTGGTAGGACGTCTTTAACGTAGGAAACCTatttcattgttgttgttttttcaaattatacattttaattaaaaacgtCTTTGAAAGTTCGCATCATTCAACTTACCAAATGGACGTATGGGACGAAATAGCCGAGCATAGCAATAGGGATGGCAATGGCCCAGATGACGTACTTCTTGTTTTTCCATATGGAGAAGTTGATATACTTCTTCCACAGCCTTGAGCAACCTGCACTTCCCTCCACTGTACCGGCACCATTGATTTCGATGGTCGGCGGCAATCTGGGCACGAAAGTGACAGCGCAAACCATCAGAAGTCCCATCATTCCGGCGAGGATTCGGAGCGTCGCTTCAAGTCCGAGACCCAGGATGAATTCAAGGAAGAACGGCAAGGTGAAAGTGAAAACCGAACTGCCAGCTGTCACCAAACCGCTGACTAAACCCAAACGTTTGCGGAAATAATGGCCCAGGATCACTAGTGAAGGATTGTAAGCCAAAGATGTTCCAGCGCCGAAGAGCACCCCGTAAGTTAGGTACAAAGCTTCGACCTATTGATGCGTAAAAGATTTGAATGACATTGTAAAACTTATTATCAACAGTAGAATCAATTTGTTTGAATGCACTAACGTGAGCTAAAGCAAATGAAGAGGCCAGCATGCCTACGGTAGCGATTGCGCCACCCAAAACGGCCGTCCTTCTCAATCCTATCGAGTCGATCAAGATTCCGGCGAGGggtgaaacgaaaaaagtcATTCCAATGGAGAGAGACCCGACCAGTGCTGCAATggagaaatataataaatcaagTTCACGCGTTTACGCAATCGTCATTGACAAAGATTTGGACAGAGTCCAAAAAACAAAGGGTGGCTATGAAACTTTAGAACGGCAAACGAAGGATTTATGTAAGAATGACTTGCATGCTTTCAAGGCTGCGTCAGCGACTCCAGTCCGCTCCAATTCCATCCTGAGACGAAGGTAGATGATTCCGTAACAGTTGTGGATGCCGAAGATGATGCCGTTGGTCAGGAAACTGGCGAACACGATGAACCAGGCGTGGAGTCCACCATCGGGCGGAGCGCTCGGATGCTCCAACTCGCTGCTAACTTTTCGTCGGCTCCTGTCGTTTGCTGCCGACGCTTCCACATCACTGCTGATTTGTTTCACGGGCTCCGTCATCTCGGCCAATTATTGCGCGAATTAAAATTTGTCCACTGTTTCAATATCCTTCGCTATATATCGTCTAAACGataaaaattgatgaaaacCAGGTTGTAGGTTCGAAAGACTTAGTCGAAAACAGGAGAAGGATCTTATTGTTGCTTCAAGAGGACTTGAACAAGAACTGACTGAAATGGACCGACGCAAGCAGCATCACATCACTTAGTTAGGCTCCACCTCTTGCAGAGGATGAGGAAACAGCCAAGTGAGGAAAGGTAGGAAATAAGAACAGACTTTGAAACGGTAGTAAGTGAAAGAAACCAGCGGAAAACACCTGAAAAACAGAACAAATCCAATGGTGCTCAACATGTATGTGCTGCCAAGTCTCGCCAATTGGTTCCAGCCTTGAAACAGCCTTCTGGTTTGCTCAGGTGGAGAGCGAAGGTTTTCCTTTcgttttgttgtgttgtttgttaGAATTTTACGCACTCGAGTCGTTTCttggtcatttcttttttattccttctcCTTTCAGAGTTCCGGCCAGACGTGAAATAATAAGAGCGGAAGCTTATTTAATTTCGCTTCGATAATTTCAAAaggatttgtttatttattttttagaattttattaattgtctCATTATAGAATATCCATTAGAATGAACCTACATCCAGGGGCTAGGTGATTGAATTCATGATGGTGCAATGCCACCAAAGGATGGAGACGAATGAATGGAAATTTGTGTCAGTTCCCGAAGTAGAAAATAAACATTATTAATGTGACCTCATACGGTCCGTAATCATGCAGTCGCATTTATTTAAATcacggttaaaaaaaaaaaaaaaaaaaaaaaaaaaaaaattcaaatcaagcTCGTTTCTTCTTTACTACACCATCATGTATCATTTTCTAGCGGTGTGTTTTGAAGCAGCAATAAGTCCTTCGCATTAAATTTTAGAGCAACAGTAGTGGAGGCTCTGGACTTGAATAAATGTGCAAGAGACAGCTGTTGAAATCAGGCGACTCCACAGAGAAAATGGTGTTGAAGACTAATATCTCAAGAAATCGGCGGAATATAATAAATGCAGTATATTGAAACTGGCACCAGCATTATATTAATACTATACGAAATAGTCTACATGATAAATCGAACCTGTCTGGTCTGGGATCTGAGGAGAAAGACCGCATGCTGTTAAATAGGATTGTCGTATTAATAGTTCATACCCACGGAATCCGCTTAATAGGTAGTCGTGACGCCAGAAGGACATATTTGCAAACAAAGTGGTGGATCAATTAGCGAATAGAAGAAGCTTGTATAGTATAGTGTGACCCGAcggatatatatacatatgaTGGGATCTCCCTAAGGAGCTcattaaagttgaatttgGCAACGATAAAACGGATGGCCGTGACTCTACTTGTTATCAGCACAGCCATCCTTGACATAATGAGTCAGCCAGCGGCAGAAAACAAGTCAAACAGCGCGATACGGTCTGATGTGATGCAAGACGTGATCTGTTCAAATCTCGTCTCGTCTTCCTTTGTCAAAAAAGATACACGAGAATTCGTGATTGGAATCGAGACAGCGTGCGCGAGCTGACTGGGTGTGACGGTTGCGTGTCGCCAGCCACCGTCAGCATCGTCGTGAGCGACCTTCTGCAAGGGTCGAATGCGTTTAGAGTGGAGGCTGTGCACAGCAAGCAGCGCGGCCGCCGAGGTTGATTTTATACGCCCATTATTCAAGACGTTTGGTGGGAAACTCGAGGGTCGACAGCTCAGTTTCAAGGTGTACTAGACCACCATTCTCAAGAAATCcaactattttcaaaataatttaaaagacCTAGTAACCTTTATGCtgccatatttatttttcaaccaaggaactcaaaagaaatgaagtgCATTTATAAAACAAACCCGATTCATCCCCGGGAGGCGAAATCAACCAAttctgaattatttaaatttattaagtTTTGACGCCACAGAAGGGGGAGTGACTGACAAGTTCTTTGAAAGCTATGTTTTTCACTTCAGCAAAGCAACCGACGAACTAttgcaaaaaacaaaacatctaACTCAAAATCTTTGAAAAATCAGCTGAATGTAGAAAACCACTGAACTGGATATATAGATCACGTGTTCTCTCCCAAGTTTATTTGGAGCAAGGTTGATGACGCTGCGATTCCGCTTTAGCGGCTGTGGTTGGTTCTCAGTTCCCCAAACGAAGAGACaattaaaacgaaaaacattGATGTATTACAAGCACTAAAGGAAATGGACTGCAAGTTAAATTAAACAGCAATACAATAATAATGGCCGCATAAAGGGTCTataaaagcggaaaaaaaCGGCCTTTTCAGCAGGAATATAACCTAAATTAAAAGGTAATCGAACGTTGGAAGGCCGGCGGTCgattaaactaaaaaacatCACCTTGGAATAGCCGATATAGATAACGAGGCTGTTAGAGTAGTCAAAACTAGTGGTACAAGGCGTTCCACATTCGAAGAATCGTGTATATACCGTCAAGTGGTAACACAATATAATAAATACCAAGCCTATGTACTAACTTGCGTAATAAATGGACTACTCAATGTCACATATATCTGTCCgtgaaattaaaacaaaattgtgcgcttgcttattttcattaagtttaaaatcatCCGATTCAAGTGAGACTACGAAAATATTCTAAAATACTGTAtgtatcatttaaaaaataacaagatatTATTCCATAACTTTCCTACACTACAAATATACAATCTATTTAGTCTTGATTTctggtaaattttaaaagctgattttaaaatgaataaatcctGAATATTAAGAAAGATGATTTCCACTTATACATTTTGC
The sequence above is a segment of the Daphnia pulex isolate KAP4 chromosome 11, ASM2113471v1 genome. Coding sequences within it:
- the LOC124207095 gene encoding monocarboxylate transporter 10-like, whose amino-acid sequence is MTEPVKQISSDVEASAANDRSRRKVSSELEHPSAPPDGGLHAWFIVFASFLTNGIIFGIHNCYGIIYLRLRMELERTGVADAALKASLVGSLSIGMTFFVSPLAGILIDSIGLRRTAVLGGAIATVGMLASSFALAHVEALYLTYGVLFGAGTSLAYNPSLVILGHYFRKRLGLVSGLVTAGSSVFTFTLPFFLEFILGLGLEATLRILAGMMGLLMVCAVTFVPRLPPTIEINGAGTVEGSAGCSRLWKKYINFSIWKNKKYVIWAIAIPIAMLGYFVPYVHLVSYVKDVLPEADGKVLVLCIGLSSGIGRLIFGKVGDHPKVNRVILQQIAFLSIGVVTMLLTLANSFTWFIILCLFLGLFDGCLIALVGPIAFDFCGPKNASQAIGFLLGLHSLPMTTGPTVAGAMYGALKSYRIPFLLAGCPLIICAFIMLLIHRVKDQDVESDESDGSVGSANNSIKRKSSSKPDVNGNQNIQPATSYGVQAISPNNLKGECVVANNTSGLVLGQTEVVISNRKPVIANLNNWSPAVGRYHVVPPMAYGTTERSPNPVSLTSFQPNTSSILW